In Deinococcus detaillensis, the sequence GAAGGAATCAGCAGCAGGGCAGACGTCAGTAGCGCAGTTCTTTTCAACATGAGAAACTCCTTTGGTGTAAAAGCGGCGTCTTATTGCCGAAGCTGGCCAAGTCATGAAAATAGGCCAAACAAACGACGACTTGACGTAAGAAGAACCTCTGGCTCTCCGATGTAACTTCTCTTTGGCTTTTACTGGCCCGAGCTTAATAAACTAGGCCCGACTCCTACGTACGCCGCCATACAATGAGTCCGTTGTGAACAGAGGCTGAAGAGGATTGTTGTACGTAGAAAATAAAAAATCTCCCCAAATTACAAGGGGAGAAGTAGATTTTAACGTTTTTTGTTAGAGCGAAGTCGCCAGTCCGTTGATCGACTTATTTCAGCTTTGCCTGGATCCATTCTGCCAACTCACTGATCTTGAGCCGTTCTTGCTGCAAGGTGTCGCGGTCACGCACGGTTACGGTATCTTTCAAGCTAACATCCGAATCTTCGTTGCTTTGGCCTAGGGTATCGAAGTCCACGGTGATGCAGTACGGCGTGCCGACTTCATCGTGGCGGCGGTAAGCCTTACCGATATTGCCGCTGTCTTCAAGAAGAATCCGGCCCAGGCCCAATTTTTGCAAGTCGTTTTTAATCTGGCGGGCCAGTTCGACCAGTTCGGGTTTGTTACGGGCCAGCGGAATGACCGCCACTTTAATCGGCGCAAGGTGCGGCTTAAACTTGAGCACGATGCGTTCATTGCCATTCTCAAGCGTTTCTTTGGTGAAAGCTTCGCTCAACACGGCTAAGAGTGCCCGGTCAACGCCTGCTGACGGCTCAATCACAAATGGCACGACAGGCTTGTTGGTTTCGGGGTGGGGAATGGTCAGTTTGGCGATGCTGTCGTTGTTCTCGGAGACACGCGCCACCAAATTCAGTTCAGACTGTGATTTGGTGTGGCTGCCCAAATCATAATCGGAGCGATTAGCAATGCCCTCGATCTCTTCATAGCCCAACGTGGGATAATCGTACATCAAGTCATAAGTGCGCTTGGAGTAGTGAGCCAAGTCTTCTTTGGGCACGTCCAGAATCTCAATTTTGCTGCGCGGCACACCCTGCGCTTCCCACCAACTCAAGCGTTTTTCGAGCCAATGCGCGTGCCAGTCTTCATCGGTGCCGGGGGTACAGAAGAATTCTATCTCCATTTGTTCGAGTTCGCGCACCCGGAAGATAAAGTTGCGCGGCGTGATTTCGTTTCTGAAGGCTTTACCGATCTGGGCAATCCCGAACGGCAAGCGGCGCGAGGTGGAGTCCACCACGTTTTTGAAGTTGGTAAAAATGCCCTGTGCGGTTTCGGGGCGCAGGTAGCCGTAGCTTTCCTCGTCGGCCACCGGCCCGATGGTGGTTTTGAACATCATGTTAAAGGGCTTGGGTTCGGTCCAGTCACCGATTTCACCGGAGAAAGCGTCTCGCACGCCTGATGTGCGCAGGGCTTCGCTGGCCTTGGCAGGTTCTGCGTTCAGTGCGGCGACCAGTGCGGGGAAGTTCTCGGGGTCTACGCCCATGTGCGCGGCGACCTTTGCCTGCACGTCGGCTTTCTGATCTTTGACGAGGTGGTCGAGGCGGTAGCGCTTGTTGTTCTTTTTGTTGTCGACCATCGGGTCGGAAAAGGTGGCCTCGTGGCCGGAGTGGCGCAGCACCAAGCGGTGCATGATTATGCTGGAATCCAGGCCCTCCATGTCGTCGCGCTCGTAGACGTTGCTTCTCCACCACGCCGCCTTGATGTTGTTCTTGAGTTCTACGCCGAGCGGGCCGTAATCATAAAAGCCTTGCAGGCCGCCGTAGATTTCTGAGCCTTGAAAAATAAAGCCCCGGCGTTTGCACAAGCTGACCAGTTCTTCCATTGAGGTTGCGGGCATACGTTCTCCTTTTTGAGCTGAGCGCTCATAAACCAAAGCAGCGCCCCCAGACGGCGGCAGCTTAAGCCTGTTTCCGTCTGGGGGCGCAAGTTGGGTCTGCGCGGTTCCACCCCAGTTCCCCGCGGAATCGTCGTGAGCGGACTCGCCTAGGCAAGCCACTCCTCCTCAGGGCACTTTATTGAAGTTGTCGGGCATGGTGTGCCCGCGCTCCCCGCCTGCCTTTCGTGCCGCGCTTACCCACCTGACTTTCACCGTCTCAGGCTCGCTCTTGGGTCAAGTTTTTCGGCCTACTCTTGACGGATCAA encodes:
- a CDS encoding glycine--tRNA ligase, translated to MPATSMEELVSLCKRRGFIFQGSEIYGGLQGFYDYGPLGVELKNNIKAAWWRSNVYERDDMEGLDSSIIMHRLVLRHSGHEATFSDPMVDNKKNNKRYRLDHLVKDQKADVQAKVAAHMGVDPENFPALVAALNAEPAKASEALRTSGVRDAFSGEIGDWTEPKPFNMMFKTTIGPVADEESYGYLRPETAQGIFTNFKNVVDSTSRRLPFGIAQIGKAFRNEITPRNFIFRVRELEQMEIEFFCTPGTDEDWHAHWLEKRLSWWEAQGVPRSKIEILDVPKEDLAHYSKRTYDLMYDYPTLGYEEIEGIANRSDYDLGSHTKSQSELNLVARVSENNDSIAKLTIPHPETNKPVVPFVIEPSAGVDRALLAVLSEAFTKETLENGNERIVLKFKPHLAPIKVAVIPLARNKPELVELARQIKNDLQKLGLGRILLEDSGNIGKAYRRHDEVGTPYCITVDFDTLGQSNEDSDVSLKDTVTVRDRDTLQQERLKISELAEWIQAKLK